From Selenomonadales bacterium:
ATGCCGATCTTATCTGCAATTTCTTGGTAGGGATTTTCCACTAACGGAAATTCATCCTGCATCATACAAATAATTTTTTTATCGAGTGCATCCAACAATATTTTCACCTACTACAATTTAAATTGCACACTAATTTTGAATTTCTTCGTCGTGGGCAAGCTTAAAAGACGACGAACGCCTTTTTGCTTTTCGATCGTGTCTAATATCTCTTTTTGTCTTTCAAGGGTCGGAGTAAGAAGCGTGAACCACAGATTATATTCGCTTTCGCGCTCATAATTGTGGGTGATCTCTACATATTCGTTGATCTTTTCGGCAACTGCTTCTAAGTGCTCTTCTTCTACGTTCACCGCAACGAGCGTGCCCGTATATCCGAGCGCGACGGAATCAAAGAACGGGCCGATTCGGCGTATGTAGCCGTTCTCCTTGAGCCAAGTAAGACGTTCTAAGACAATAGCTTCTTCTGTACCAAGTCTTTCCGCCAAAACAGCAAACGGACGCTTCGCGATCGGAAGGTCTGTTTGCAGCATATTCAATAGTGATTTATCAAACGCAGACAGCATATTTGTTCCCTACTTTACTTATATTCACGAACTTGTTCTTTTTTATGTTCATACTTAGTTATTGTAACAAATTTTCATGTATTACGTCAAGCAAGTCTGCACGTCCTGCATGCGTTACAGATGAATAGCAAAGCAAGTTTTCTCGCTCTACGCCGAATGCTTTGGTGATGATGCGTGCTTGTTTCTCCAATTCGTTGCGGCTGAGTTTGTCACATTTGGTCGCAACAAGAAGTACGGGCAGATCGTTTTCGGCAAGCCAGGCAAATGTTTCAAAGTCGCTTTTCATCGGCGTATGACGTACGTCGATAAGCTGGCAGATAAGGCGAAGATTCTCCGATTTGAGGAGATATTCGCGGATAAAATTCGACCATGTTTTGCGATTCTGTTGACCTGTTTTGGCATAACCATAGCCGGGCAGGTCAACTAAATGAAACGGTTTGCGTTCCGTTTCATTTAGTTTTGCCGTTAATTCATAGAAGTTGATCGTTTGCGTTTTCCCCGGAGTTCCGCTCGTACGCGCCAAACCATGATGACGGCTGAGCGAGTTGATAAGGGACGATTTGCCGACATTGGAACGGCCGACAAACGCGACTTCGGGAAGTACGCTTTCGGGATATTGATCTTTTTTGACTGCCGATGCAACATATTTAGCTTTTACAATGTTGATCATATTTTCTTTTTCATTCATGTTCAGTCAACGCTTCCTTCAGAACCTCGTCCATCGTTTCAACAAGCACGAATCTCATCGCACGTTTTACGTTTGTCGGAAGTTCGTCTATATCTTTTTCATTTTTCTTCGGCATAATGACCGTATGGATACCCTGTCTATATGCGGCAAGGACTTTTTCTTTGATACCGCCGACAGCAAGGACACGACCGCGTATGGTGATCTCACCTGTCATGGCAAGTCCGCCTTTTACAGCGCGCCCCGATAATGCAGAGATGACAGCCGTTGCCATGGTAATGCCTGCCGATGGACCATCTTTGGGTATCGCACCTTCCGGGAGGTGGATATGGATATCGTTTTTCTCATAAAAATCGGGAGCGATCGCCAATTCTTCCGCACGAGAACGGATATAGCTGATACCTGCTTTGGCAGACTCTTTCATCACATCACCGAGTTTGCCTGTGAGGGTAAGGTTACCTTTGCCCGCAAGGATAACGACTTCTGTCGGCAATACTTCCCCGCCGACCTGCGTCCATGCAAGGCCCGTCACCAGACCGACTTCACCTTCTTGCGCGACTTGCGTATGGTGATATTTTGCCTTACCGAGAATCGCGCCTACATTCTGCGCTGTCACGCGAATCTGTTTTTTCTTATCCTGCACGATCTGTCGTGCCGATTTACGGAATACAGAGGCGATGTTGCGTTCAAGCTCACGAACGCCCGATTCGCGCGTATAATCTGCAATGATACGCGGGATCGCACCACTCGAGATAGTAACAAGCTCGTCGGTCAAGCCATGTTCTTTTTGTTGTTTCGGTATGAGATATCGTTTGGCGATCTGAATTTTTTCCTCGTCCGTATAGCTGGAGAGCTGGATGATCTCCATGCGGTCGAGAAGCGGACGCGGAATGTTATGAAGGCTGTTGGCCGTCACGATCCAGAGAATCTTCGACAAATCATATGGAAGTTCCATATAGTGATCGCTGAACGTATTGTTTTGTTCGGGGTCGAGTACTTCAAGAAGTGCTGCCGACGGATCTCCGCGGAAGTCGGCACTCATTTTGTCGATCTCATCGAGAAGGAATACGGGGTTGCAGCTTCCTGCTGTACGCATGCCTTGAATAATACGCCCCGGCATCGCGCCAATATACGTACGACGATGACCGCGTATCTCAGCTTCATCACGCACACCGCCGAGCGATACGCGAACGAACTTACGATTCATTGCGTGTGCTACCGAATGTGCAAGCGATGTTTTACCGACGCCCGGAGGTCCTACCAAGCAAAGGATAGGCCCTTTCATCGTTTTCGTCAATTTGCGTACGGAGAGGTATTCCACGATACGTTCTTTTACTTTTTCAAGACCATAGTGTTCTGCCTCTAAGACGGATTCTGCATGGTCGATATCGAGGATATCTTCTGTTTCTTTGAGCCACGGAACCTCGAACAACCAGTCAAGATACGTACGTACTACAGCGCTCTCTGCCGAGATCGGCTGCATCTTTTCCAATCGTTTGATCTCTTTTTCGGCTTTGGCGCGTACATTGGCAGGCAAGTGCCCCGTCGCCAATTTTTCACGATATTCGGCAGCTTCGGCAAGACGTTCGTCACGGTCGCCGAGCTCTTTTTGGATCGCCTTGAGTTGTTCGCGCAGATAGTACTCTTTCTGCGTTTTTTCCATTTGTTTGCGTACACGCGCGCTGATCTTACGTTCGAGTGCGATGATCTCAAGCTCACGCGCGAGTATCTCGCACAATCTCTCGTAACGCGTTTTCAGATCAACGGCATCGAGCAAGAATTGTTTATCTTCCAATTTCAAAACAAGATGGCTGGCAATAAGGTCGGCCATTCTGCCTTGATCTTCCGTTTC
This genomic window contains:
- a CDS encoding AsnC family transcriptional regulator gives rise to the protein MLSAFDKSLLNMLQTDLPIAKRPFAVLAERLGTEEAIVLERLTWLKENGYIRRIGPFFDSVALGYTGTLVAVNVEEEHLEAVAEKINEYVEITHNYERESEYNLWFTLLTPTLERQKEILDTIEKQKGVRRLLSLPTTKKFKISVQFKL
- a CDS encoding YihA family ribosome biogenesis GTP-binding protein — translated: MNEKENMINIVKAKYVASAVKKDQYPESVLPEVAFVGRSNVGKSSLINSLSRHHGLARTSGTPGKTQTINFYELTAKLNETERKPFHLVDLPGYGYAKTGQQNRKTWSNFIREYLLKSENLRLICQLIDVRHTPMKSDFETFAWLAENDLPVLLVATKCDKLSRNELEKQARIITKAFGVERENLLCYSSVTHAGRADLLDVIHENLLQ
- the lon gene encoding endopeptidase La → MANIRMIPMLPLRGLLVFPYMMLHLDVGREKSIEAVEAVMLQDRQIMLSSQKDSKIDEPTAEDICEIGTVAEIKQVLKLPGGMMRVLVEGLYRAKIVSYEETEPHYVVQVEEYHEEEIMSPEIEALMRAAVHQFEEWVKASQKIPPETLVSIVETEDQGRMADLIASHLVLKLEDKQFLLDAVDLKTRYERLCEILARELEIIALERKISARVRKQMEKTQKEYYLREQLKAIQKELGDRDERLAEAAEYREKLATGHLPANVRAKAEKEIKRLEKMQPISAESAVVRTYLDWLFEVPWLKETEDILDIDHAESVLEAEHYGLEKVKERIVEYLSVRKLTKTMKGPILCLVGPPGVGKTSLAHSVAHAMNRKFVRVSLGGVRDEAEIRGHRRTYIGAMPGRIIQGMRTAGSCNPVFLLDEIDKMSADFRGDPSAALLEVLDPEQNNTFSDHYMELPYDLSKILWIVTANSLHNIPRPLLDRMEIIQLSSYTDEEKIQIAKRYLIPKQQKEHGLTDELVTISSGAIPRIIADYTRESGVRELERNIASVFRKSARQIVQDKKKQIRVTAQNVGAILGKAKYHHTQVAQEGEVGLVTGLAWTQVGGEVLPTEVVILAGKGNLTLTGKLGDVMKESAKAGISYIRSRAEELAIAPDFYEKNDIHIHLPEGAIPKDGPSAGITMATAVISALSGRAVKGGLAMTGEITIRGRVLAVGGIKEKVLAAYRQGIHTVIMPKKNEKDIDELPTNVKRAMRFVLVETMDEVLKEALTEHE